In a single window of the Verrucomicrobiaceae bacterium genome:
- a CDS encoding c-type cytochrome, translating into MSFSSMHLRAALCLFALCPSLFAADFPAIYDTEKGAPMPAEEVAATMELPPGFKCVVFAAEPDVRQPIGMAWDARGRLWVAENYTFAENPMRWDTKLRDRLIILEDKDGDGKHDGRKVFWEGGSYLTSVEIGYGGAWVLHNGTLSFIADKNGDDTPDGEPEVLLDGFNVKTIGHNIVNGLRWGPDGWLYGRHGITDTSAVGAPGTPLEKRTKINCGIWRFHPTRKVFEVVCHGGTNSWGHDWNAEGELFWINTVIGHLWHGIPGAYYRRMFGTHLNPHVYEVIEQTADHFHWDTGAEKWSDLKKEGMSSKTDQLGGGHAHVGMLIYQGGLWPEKYHGAVLTCNLHGNRINMDTLHREGCGYVGKHAPDFMKAKDKWFRGIDLLTGPDGNVFVADWSDSGECHDNDGVHRSSGRIYKIVYGEPKKAEPINLARMSTTELKTLLTKSSNNWWTRQIEAQIEQKWINETKDRFEIGKFLIGPNRLVWGRVTNDSKDSGAYWISGSLEDRTHMMNRLGLVADLPFDAGFSSSLESDVASTVDALTSRSKKDFKKAFFDTAPDYMQSKISEKELEEVADIPAHLLAAMNEFKLDGKTGLVRLHLASALQRLPLDARFPIATALAKHAEDANDRQQPLMIWYGIEPAVAAEPMKGVELIREAKIPTVRRLVARRIAEMIEEQPQAVDALVALMTERADVRSDVLAGMAAGLDGFSSAKKPMGWDALAKLAGDHTVTRSLDSLFGSGRATDDLIALIKNDEGDAAARLSALKNLLRAPKPELLVALRGLINDKVLGTPVRLGLAAFDDPTVPKVLLAGYPTKNVDWNAAVITTLTSRASFAKELLEAVKAKKVPAAALSPFQARQVRNLGDAALTALLTETWGELRETPEAKKTEFAKWEGLLKPEALAKADPAKGRAMFTAACSACHKMYGQGGAIGPELTGSDRRNLKYLLENILDPNAVVPADYRVSVFHLADGRTLTGVIPEQTERTVTIQTPAERLTIERKQITQQEQLTASLMPEGLLAALGEENVRHLIAYLMGNEQVALPK; encoded by the coding sequence ATGTCCTTCTCCTCCATGCACCTCCGCGCCGCACTCTGCCTCTTTGCCCTTTGCCCTTCGCTCTTTGCAGCGGACTTCCCCGCCATCTACGACACCGAAAAAGGCGCTCCCATGCCAGCGGAGGAAGTCGCAGCCACCATGGAGCTGCCGCCGGGCTTTAAATGCGTGGTCTTTGCCGCCGAGCCGGATGTGCGCCAGCCCATCGGCATGGCGTGGGATGCGCGGGGCCGCCTGTGGGTCGCAGAAAACTACACCTTTGCCGAAAATCCCATGCGCTGGGACACGAAGCTGCGCGACCGCCTCATCATCCTCGAAGACAAGGACGGCGATGGCAAACACGACGGCCGGAAGGTCTTCTGGGAAGGCGGCAGCTACCTCACCAGCGTGGAGATCGGCTACGGCGGCGCGTGGGTGCTGCACAATGGCACGCTCAGCTTCATCGCCGATAAAAACGGCGACGACACACCCGATGGCGAGCCTGAGGTGCTGCTCGATGGCTTCAACGTGAAGACTATCGGCCACAACATCGTCAATGGCCTGCGCTGGGGCCCGGACGGCTGGCTTTACGGCCGCCACGGCATCACTGATACCTCCGCCGTCGGTGCACCCGGCACGCCGCTGGAAAAGCGCACGAAGATCAACTGCGGCATCTGGCGCTTTCATCCCACGCGAAAGGTCTTTGAAGTCGTCTGCCACGGCGGCACGAACTCCTGGGGCCACGACTGGAATGCCGAGGGCGAGCTCTTCTGGATCAACACCGTCATCGGCCACCTCTGGCACGGCATTCCCGGTGCCTACTACCGCCGCATGTTCGGCACGCACCTCAATCCGCACGTCTATGAAGTCATCGAGCAGACCGCCGACCACTTTCACTGGGACACCGGAGCGGAAAAATGGAGCGACCTCAAAAAAGAAGGCATGAGCAGCAAGACCGACCAACTCGGCGGCGGCCATGCCCACGTCGGCATGCTCATCTATCAAGGCGGCCTCTGGCCAGAGAAATACCACGGTGCTGTCCTCACCTGCAACCTGCACGGCAACCGCATCAACATGGACACCCTCCACCGCGAAGGCTGTGGCTACGTCGGCAAGCACGCGCCCGACTTCATGAAGGCCAAAGACAAATGGTTCCGCGGCATCGACCTCCTCACCGGCCCCGATGGCAACGTCTTCGTCGCCGACTGGAGCGACTCCGGCGAATGCCACGACAACGACGGCGTGCACCGCAGCAGCGGAAGGATTTACAAGATCGTGTATGGGGAGCCGAAGAAGGCGGAGCCGATCAATCTCGCGAGGATGTCCACGACTGAACTCAAAACATTATTGACCAAGTCTTCTAACAATTGGTGGACTCGCCAGATCGAAGCACAAATTGAACAAAAGTGGATCAATGAAACGAAAGATCGCTTCGAGATTGGCAAGTTCTTGATCGGACCGAATCGTCTCGTTTGGGGCAGGGTCACAAATGATTCAAAAGACTCGGGAGCCTACTGGATATCCGGTTCGTTGGAAGATCGAACGCATATGATGAACCGCCTAGGACTAGTGGCAGACCTCCCATTTGACGCTGGCTTTTCCAGTTCGCTAGAATCAGACGTTGCGAGCACTGTCGACGCCCTTACGAGCCGTTCGAAAAAGGACTTCAAAAAAGCATTTTTCGACACAGCGCCTGATTATATGCAAAGCAAAATCTCGGAAAAGGAACTCGAAGAGGTGGCTGACATTCCTGCGCATCTATTGGCGGCTATGAACGAGTTTAAGTTGGACGGAAAAACCGGCCTCGTCCGACTCCATCTCGCCTCCGCGCTCCAGCGTCTCCCACTCGACGCCCGCTTCCCCATCGCCACCGCGCTAGCGAAGCACGCCGAAGACGCCAACGACCGGCAGCAGCCGCTCATGATCTGGTATGGCATCGAGCCAGCGGTGGCGGCGGAGCCGATGAAGGGAGTGGAGCTCATTCGCGAGGCGAAAATCCCCACCGTGCGCCGCCTCGTGGCGCGGCGCATCGCCGAAATGATCGAGGAGCAGCCGCAGGCCGTCGATGCGTTGGTGGCACTGATGACCGAGCGTGCCGATGTGCGCAGCGATGTGCTCGCGGGCATGGCCGCAGGCCTGGATGGCTTTAGCAGCGCCAAGAAGCCCATGGGCTGGGATGCCTTGGCAAAGCTCGCTGGTGACCACACAGTCACACGCTCATTGGACTCCCTCTTCGGCAGTGGCCGTGCCACGGACGATCTCATCGCCCTCATCAAGAACGACGAAGGCGATGCCGCAGCACGACTCAGCGCTCTGAAAAACCTGCTGCGTGCTCCGAAGCCCGAGCTGCTGGTCGCGCTGCGCGGCCTCATCAATGACAAAGTGCTCGGCACACCCGTTCGGCTCGGTTTGGCAGCGTTTGATGACCCCACGGTGCCGAAAGTGCTGCTCGCGGGCTACCCGACGAAGAATGTGGACTGGAATGCCGCCGTGATCACCACACTGACCTCCCGCGCTAGTTTTGCCAAAGAACTGCTGGAAGCCGTGAAGGCCAAAAAAGTGCCCGCAGCGGCCCTTTCGCCGTTTCAGGCCCGCCAAGTGCGAAATCTCGGCGATGCGGCTTTGACGGCCCTTTTGACCGAAACCTGGGGCGAGCTGCGCGAGACGCCCGAAGCCAAAAAAACCGAGTTCGCCAAGTGGGAAGGCCTCTTGAAGCCCGAAGCCCTCGCCAAGGCCGATCCGGCGAAAGGCCGCGCCATGTTCACCGCTGCATGCAGCGCCTGTCACAAAATGTATGGCCAAGGCGGCGCCATCGGCCCCGAGCTCACCGGCAGTGATCGCCGCAATCTGAAATACCTGCTCGAAAACATCCTCGATCCCAATGCTGTGGTGCCCGCAGACTACCGCGTGAGCGTCTTTCACCTGGCAGATGGCCGCACCCTCACAGGCGTGATCCCAGAGCAGACCGAGCGCACGGTGACGATCCAGACTCCCGCCGAGCGGCTCACCATCGAGCGCAAACAGATCACCCAACAAGAGCAACTCACCGCCAGCCTCATGCCAGAGGGCCTGCTCGCTGCGCTAGGCGAAGAAAACGTGCGTCACCTCATCGCCTACCTCATGGGCAATGAGCAAGTGGCGCTCCCGAAGTGA
- a CDS encoding sodium/solute symporter (Members of the Solute:Sodium Symporter (SSS), TC 2.A.21 as described in tcdb.org, catalyze solute:Na+ symport. Known solutes for members of the family include sugars, amino acids, nucleosides, inositols, vitamins, urea or anions, depending on the system.): MHHFSTLDYLIFGIYLAASVGVGLVSARGSKSLGDYFLAGRGMSSILVAMSILAALFSGISYLAGPADVYKNGFGFAYVVLAFFIATPFTTIWMLPKFYQSRYFTAYQFLEERFSLSARLLASGLFIFRVSLWLAAATYAPALALEKVTGMPLWVTILATGTLTTLYTALGGMRAVIWTDVMQLIVLFGGQLLIVIVALGKIPGGLGGMWDTVVADGRMDLSMSFDPSQRINLGAVLIAGAFLHLVQMATDQVSVQRYLTAGSLKESQRSLWIKLWCVLPVLVLFYGTGLVLYAFYKTHGDPLAAGLIAKEDQILPYFVVTQLPAGLPGLLIAAIYAASMSTISAGLNSLASATVVDFQQRLGGDVGRSVVNARWITLAYGVLVMALAFAVSIMPGNLVESVNTIIGLVGGPLLGLFFLGMFTQRADSRGALIGTFAGFAAILSLFLYQSGYFTAQKPEQMVSFVWFSFLGATVTMVVGLVCSRAAHLGKVDG; encoded by the coding sequence ATGCACCACTTCTCCACGCTCGATTACCTCATCTTTGGCATCTATCTGGCGGCTTCGGTCGGTGTGGGGCTCGTTTCAGCACGGGGCTCGAAGTCACTGGGGGACTACTTCCTCGCCGGGCGTGGCATGAGCAGCATCCTGGTGGCCATGTCGATTCTGGCGGCGCTTTTCAGCGGCATCAGCTACCTCGCGGGTCCGGCGGATGTGTATAAGAACGGATTCGGCTTCGCCTATGTGGTGCTGGCTTTCTTCATCGCCACGCCGTTCACCACGATCTGGATGCTGCCGAAGTTTTATCAGTCACGCTACTTCACGGCCTACCAGTTTTTAGAGGAGCGGTTTTCGCTGTCGGCGCGGCTGCTCGCATCGGGGCTCTTCATCTTCCGTGTCTCGCTGTGGCTAGCGGCGGCGACGTATGCACCCGCTTTGGCACTGGAAAAAGTCACGGGCATGCCGCTGTGGGTCACGATCCTGGCTACGGGCACACTGACCACGCTCTACACCGCGCTGGGCGGCATGCGGGCCGTGATCTGGACGGATGTGATGCAGCTCATCGTGCTCTTTGGCGGTCAGCTCCTGATCGTCATCGTGGCACTGGGGAAGATACCTGGCGGACTGGGCGGCATGTGGGATACGGTGGTGGCAGATGGGCGCATGGATCTGAGCATGTCCTTTGATCCATCGCAGCGGATCAATCTGGGCGCGGTGCTCATCGCGGGTGCCTTTCTGCATCTGGTGCAGATGGCGACCGATCAGGTCTCTGTGCAGCGCTATCTCACGGCAGGTAGTTTAAAAGAATCTCAGCGGTCCCTATGGATCAAGCTGTGGTGCGTGCTGCCGGTGCTGGTGCTCTTTTACGGCACGGGGCTGGTGCTCTATGCCTTCTACAAAACGCATGGCGATCCGCTGGCAGCGGGCCTGATCGCCAAGGAGGACCAGATTCTGCCCTACTTTGTCGTCACGCAGCTCCCAGCGGGTCTGCCGGGGCTGCTCATCGCGGCTATCTATGCGGCGAGCATGTCCACCATCAGCGCGGGGCTGAACTCGCTGGCCTCTGCCACGGTGGTGGACTTCCAGCAGCGGCTAGGGGGAGATGTGGGGCGCTCCGTGGTGAATGCACGCTGGATCACGCTGGCCTATGGCGTGCTGGTGATGGCGCTGGCCTTTGCGGTCTCCATCATGCCGGGGAATCTAGTGGAGTCGGTCAATACGATCATCGGCCTCGTCGGAGGGCCGCTGCTGGGTCTGTTCTTCCTGGGCATGTTCACGCAGCGAGCCGACTCGCGTGGTGCCTTGATCGGCACCTTCGCAGGCTTTGCGGCGATCCTGAGCCTCTTCCTCTATCAAAGCGGCTACTTCACGGCTCAGAAGCCAGAGCAGATGGTGTCCTTTGTCTGGTTCAGCTTCCTCGGGGCCACCGTGACGATGGTGGTGGGGCTCGTGTGCTCGCGGGCCGCGCATCTAGGTAAGGTCGATGGTTAA
- a CDS encoding aminotransferase class III-fold pyridoxal phosphate-dependent enzyme, with the protein MPLHLVTELNATDQKLLHRALDGFVPQRVFDVHAHLFHSRHFAPGKRPEFLDPDRGYGIRDFHAAMQLWMPGREVDGLFFGYPSADNDRAGENAWVQSQIDAQGHSRALVLAAPSDDPAEVRRLISSGVFVGIKPYRLYADVPDTREAPIESFAPEWMWELCHDHGGIMVLHIMLADGITDPRNVQSIQRLCRRYPRCQLVLAHVARSFNYRHAREGLRHLIDLENVVVDTSAVTQAGAFRAALEILGPRRVLWGSDYMVSELRGSCVTQGDGFTWIHPDIAAEKLTIFGQYTTIGIESLLCLREACEDTGMTAGDLDDIFRENALRLVHGQKTTASGPALWEEAKSKISCGTGLLSKRAHLFDPQTWPSYFSRAKGASIWDLDGRRYTDFTGGVGAILLGHADDEVNAAVKRRVNLGSYATLASPDEVSLAEELLHLHPWAGKVRYARGGGEALSLAVRIARAATGKSGIAFCGYHGWSDWYLAANLSDDAALDGHLLPGLQPLGVPRELAGTAVPFRYNDAASFHTALEKLSGRLAAVVMEPMRSEMPQGGFLQNVIAATHSAGAVFVLDEVTSGWRFGFPGAAPVLGIEPDVAVYAKAMSNGYPAGAIVGKSAIMDAANSSFISSSYWTDGVGTAASLACIRKMQREGVQQHVWGLGERLQSGLRELAARHPDVPLKIGGMPSAPSLSFAHPAAKVLMIRQMLQRGFLMSSQLYVTWSHRDSHIASMLSALDESLTEIATADLTSVEAPTVGFARLV; encoded by the coding sequence ATGCCGCTCCATCTCGTCACTGAACTCAACGCCACCGACCAGAAGCTTCTCCACCGTGCGCTGGATGGCTTCGTGCCACAGAGGGTCTTTGATGTGCATGCACACCTTTTTCACTCACGGCATTTCGCTCCGGGGAAGAGGCCGGAGTTCCTCGATCCTGATCGCGGCTATGGCATCCGTGATTTTCATGCCGCGATGCAGCTCTGGATGCCGGGTCGCGAGGTGGATGGCCTTTTCTTTGGCTATCCCAGTGCTGACAATGATCGCGCTGGTGAAAATGCTTGGGTGCAGTCCCAGATCGATGCGCAGGGCCACTCGCGTGCGCTGGTGCTGGCAGCGCCTAGCGATGATCCGGCAGAGGTGCGCCGCCTCATTAGCAGTGGTGTCTTCGTCGGCATCAAGCCCTATCGCCTCTATGCCGATGTCCCTGACACACGAGAGGCGCCGATCGAATCCTTTGCCCCAGAGTGGATGTGGGAGCTGTGCCATGACCACGGCGGCATCATGGTGCTGCACATCATGCTCGCAGATGGCATCACGGACCCGCGCAATGTGCAGTCCATCCAGCGCCTCTGCCGCCGCTATCCGCGCTGCCAGCTCGTGCTGGCACATGTCGCACGCTCCTTCAACTACCGCCACGCACGGGAGGGCCTGCGCCACCTCATCGATCTGGAAAATGTGGTCGTGGATACCTCTGCCGTCACGCAAGCCGGTGCCTTCCGCGCGGCGCTGGAGATCCTGGGGCCGCGCCGCGTGCTCTGGGGCAGTGATTACATGGTCAGCGAGCTACGCGGCTCCTGCGTCACGCAGGGCGATGGCTTCACGTGGATACATCCAGACATCGCCGCAGAAAAACTCACCATCTTTGGCCAATACACGACCATCGGCATCGAGTCGCTGCTCTGCCTGCGTGAGGCCTGCGAGGACACCGGCATGACTGCGGGTGATTTGGACGATATCTTCCGCGAGAATGCCCTACGCCTCGTCCATGGCCAAAAAACCACCGCCAGCGGCCCTGCGCTCTGGGAGGAGGCCAAATCGAAAATCTCCTGCGGCACCGGTTTGCTCTCAAAGCGGGCGCATCTTTTCGATCCGCAGACCTGGCCCTCGTATTTCAGCCGGGCAAAAGGTGCCAGCATCTGGGATCTCGATGGGAGACGCTACACCGACTTCACCGGCGGTGTGGGAGCGATCCTCCTGGGCCACGCCGATGATGAAGTGAATGCCGCCGTGAAGCGCCGCGTGAATCTCGGCAGCTATGCCACGCTGGCCTCACCAGATGAGGTGTCCCTCGCCGAGGAGCTCCTGCATCTGCATCCCTGGGCGGGTAAGGTGCGCTATGCACGCGGCGGCGGTGAGGCACTCTCGCTGGCCGTGCGGATTGCCCGTGCGGCCACGGGGAAAAGCGGCATCGCTTTCTGCGGCTATCACGGCTGGAGTGACTGGTACCTCGCTGCAAATCTCAGCGATGATGCCGCACTCGATGGCCATCTGCTTCCTGGATTACAGCCGCTCGGTGTCCCGCGTGAGCTAGCAGGCACGGCCGTGCCCTTTCGCTACAACGATGCCGCATCCTTCCACACCGCCCTGGAAAAACTCAGTGGCAGGCTCGCCGCCGTCGTCATGGAGCCGATGCGCAGTGAAATGCCGCAGGGTGGCTTCCTGCAAAACGTAATCGCTGCCACGCACAGCGCCGGGGCCGTCTTTGTGCTCGATGAAGTGACCAGCGGATGGCGTTTCGGCTTCCCTGGGGCCGCGCCCGTGCTCGGGATCGAGCCCGACGTCGCCGTGTATGCCAAAGCCATGAGCAACGGCTACCCCGCAGGAGCCATCGTGGGAAAAAGCGCCATCATGGACGCCGCGAACAGCAGCTTCATCAGCAGTAGCTACTGGACAGATGGCGTCGGCACCGCCGCATCGCTCGCCTGCATCCGCAAAATGCAGCGTGAGGGCGTGCAGCAGCATGTCTGGGGCCTCGGAGAGCGCCTCCAGTCCGGCCTGCGTGAGCTCGCTGCCCGCCATCCTGACGTGCCTCTCAAAATCGGCGGCATGCCCAGTGCTCCATCCCTCAGCTTTGCTCACCCAGCGGCGAAAGTGCTCATGATCCGCCAGATGCTCCAGCGTGGCTTTTTGATGTCTAGCCAGCTCTACGTGACCTGGTCGCACAGGGACTCCCACATCGCCAGCATGCTCTCCGCGCTCGACGAATCGCTCACCGAGATCGCCACAGCAGACCTCACCAGCGTAGAGGCTCCCACGGTCGGCTTTGCACGACTCGTGTGA